One genomic region from Cellulomonas hominis encodes:
- a CDS encoding EamA family transporter — protein MTTGTTAAGTPAADPGAPAPAPAAPVDRRRVLQAMGLIAVGSLGIQTSSALSASLFDSLGSAPVSSLRLVIAALVLLAVLRPRLRGRSRTAWVGVVVYGVAMAAMNLSLYAAIERIPLGVAVTLEFLGPCAVALLASRRVKEGLCAVAALVGVGLISGPGGYFDLAGYAFALSAAVFFALYTVFADKVGKADEGLSGLALSVCVAAVVALPFGVGHVGEVQPGQWGVLAVSAVIGVVIPYSVDTLAGRLTSARVVGTLFSIDPAMGALVALVVLGQSIGAPAVAGIVVVSVAGALLVAISGPRPADPAVPAVPPA, from the coding sequence GTGACGACCGGTACGACCGCGGCCGGCACCCCGGCCGCCGACCCCGGCGCGCCCGCTCCCGCCCCCGCGGCGCCGGTCGACCGCCGGCGCGTCCTGCAGGCCATGGGGCTCATCGCCGTCGGCTCCCTCGGCATCCAGACGTCCTCCGCCCTGTCGGCCAGCCTGTTCGACTCCCTGGGGTCCGCCCCGGTGAGCTCGCTCCGGCTGGTGATCGCGGCGCTGGTGCTGCTCGCGGTGCTCCGGCCGCGGCTGCGCGGGCGCTCCCGCACCGCGTGGGTCGGCGTCGTCGTCTACGGCGTCGCGATGGCCGCGATGAACCTCTCGCTCTACGCGGCGATCGAGCGCATCCCGCTCGGCGTCGCGGTGACGCTGGAGTTCCTCGGCCCGTGCGCCGTCGCGCTGCTCGCGTCCCGGCGGGTCAAGGAGGGGCTGTGCGCGGTCGCGGCCCTGGTCGGCGTCGGGCTGATCTCCGGCCCGGGCGGGTACTTCGACCTCGCGGGGTACGCGTTCGCGCTGTCCGCCGCGGTGTTCTTCGCGCTGTACACCGTGTTCGCGGACAAGGTCGGCAAGGCCGACGAGGGGCTGTCCGGCCTCGCGCTGTCCGTGTGCGTCGCCGCCGTCGTCGCCCTGCCGTTCGGCGTCGGGCACGTCGGCGAGGTGCAGCCCGGGCAGTGGGGCGTGCTCGCGGTGTCGGCGGTCATCGGCGTGGTGATCCCGTACTCGGTGGACACCCTCGCCGGGCGGCTGACCTCGGCGCGCGTGGTCGGCACGCTGTTCAGCATCGACCCGGCGATGGGTGCGCTGGTCGCGCTCGTGGTGCTCGGGCAGAGCATCGGCGCCCCGGCCGTCGCGGGCATCGTGGTGGTGTCGGTGGCCGGGGCGCTGCTGGTCGCGATCTCGGGCCCCCGCCCGGCCGACCCGGCGGTCCCGGCGGTCCCGCCCGCCTGA
- a CDS encoding DsbA family protein: protein MTDTQPRPARDTADFWFDPACPWAWMTSRWMVEVQQVREVDVRWHVMSLSVLNEGRDLPEEYRELMDDSWAAVRVLTAAQELYGAEHLKPLYDAMGTRRHPGGRKDTAAIIRESLDEAGLPASLAAYADTDEFDEQLRASHAEAIALVGDEVGTPVVAVNGAAFFGPVMTPAPKGEDAGRLWDGFVLVTGVPGFYELKRTRTKGPVFD, encoded by the coding sequence GTGACCGACACCCAGCCGCGCCCCGCCCGTGACACCGCGGACTTCTGGTTCGACCCCGCCTGCCCGTGGGCGTGGATGACCTCGCGGTGGATGGTCGAGGTGCAGCAGGTGCGCGAGGTCGACGTCCGCTGGCACGTGATGAGCCTGTCGGTGCTCAACGAGGGGCGGGACCTGCCTGAGGAGTACCGCGAGCTCATGGACGACTCCTGGGCCGCCGTCCGCGTGCTGACCGCCGCGCAGGAGCTGTACGGCGCGGAGCACCTCAAGCCGCTGTACGACGCCATGGGCACCCGCCGGCACCCGGGCGGCCGGAAGGACACCGCCGCGATCATCCGCGAGTCCCTGGACGAGGCCGGCCTGCCCGCCTCCCTCGCCGCCTACGCCGACACCGACGAGTTCGACGAGCAGCTCCGGGCGTCGCACGCCGAGGCCATCGCCCTGGTCGGCGACGAGGTCGGCACCCCGGTCGTCGCGGTCAACGGCGCCGCGTTCTTCGGCCCGGTCATGACGCCCGCGCCGAAGGGCGAGGACGCCGGCCGGCTCTGGGACGGCTTCGTGCTCGTCACCGGCGTGCCCGGGTTCTACGAGCTGAAGCGCACCCGCACCAAGGGCCCCGTCTTCGACTGA